CCCAGACGCTTTGTGAACAAACTCTCGTGTGATATGAGAAcgtaatcaaactgtttatcagagggAAAGTGTGATTTTAGGACACTGGAGCCTGATATTAGCTGGCATAATGTTAGCTTCTAATAATATTAGAAGCTAAAACTACAAACCGGCGTTCCCACCTCTTCCTTCGAGCTGCTCTTCCAGTAGGTGATGTTATAGGTGGCCGAGGTGtacgtctccctcagttctgactgCTTGAACACTGGGTCTTTAATGCTGACTTCCAAAGATGTCCCAGTGACATGAAGAGTCACATCAGGTGGACCGATGAAGGCTGAGGGGGACAGATGTGGAGAGACGTTTTTATTGGACAAAatcaaagctgcagcttctctaacagtCCACTCCATCTGCTACAGCTCTGTCATGCCAGTGTGCTTGGAGCTGGGGAGGTTCCCACCATGACGGCAGACGGTTTCACTGAggacacagacagaaacacagaaaccaggATTTCACTCTGACTGGACTGAAGTCAGCGACGGCGAGAGCTCTGACGAGCGAGACGCTGAAAAGCTCGCTCACGGTTTCATTTCTGATCGTCTTCAGCTCAGCGAGGCTCTTCAGACGTCCCCTGCTGAAGCAGTCATTGCATAACTGCAGACTCCCCACACAGCTGCTGCCACAGTCTGAACCGGAGCTGAAGGGGACCATCCTGATCTCAGGAAGCTTCTCTGAGAGCCACCAAATGGTCTCATTCACCAATCTTTCATTTTACCTCCCAAAACTTGTTCTGTTAGATCAAtgatcaagtcaagtcaaggtAAGTCAAGTCTTACCTTTGCAGGAACGATCTAGAAAGAgtggtccatgcttttattacttcacggctggactactgtaattccctcTATGCTGGCCTAGATCGTTCCTGTCTACATCGCCTTCAACTGGTGCAGAACGCTGCCGCTCGCCTGTTGACTGgttcaaaaaaaaagagaccacatcactccggttctctgctgtctccactggctcccagttgcttttaggattgattttaaaatcttactgctggcttttaaggttttaaatggcactgcaccttcttacctgtcagaactccttagtacttatcgccccaggagatctttgaggtcagccgatctgatgcttttagatgttcccaggtataaattaaagacaaagggagagagggcgtttgctgtggctgcacccagactgtggaacagtttacctcctcacgtcagattctccaaaagcctagaaacttttaaaactgctcttaaaactcacctcttttcattggcttttagaaaggtttaatttaattgtttatttattttttattttgatcagCGAGGTGTTTTACgaaattgtgttctattgtatttttatctgtatttactgtacagcactttggtcagccttggttgtttttaaatgtgctctataaataaacttgacttgacttgacttgacttgaatgATGACATTACACGAGGGAAAATAACCTTAATCATCTACAAGTCAGCTGTGAGGGTTATTATCTGCTGCCTTATAATTGTCAGCTGGCTTTTTAGCCTCTTCCTTTGTAAATACCAGACGACAGAGGGGAAAGTCTTGGCCTGGAAATCCACTAACATGGAAGCTTGGAACAAAACTGAGCAGCCGATGGGAGTTAGAGCAACATTTCCCACTGTGGAGCACATGTGGCACAACTGGAAAAGCTTCAGCTCTGTCCAGTAGAAGTGGCCAACGAGAGGATACCAAAAGCTCCCAGAAGCAGAGGTCTTGCTTTGTGCCTGCAGATTTCATAGTTTCAAATGCAGATAACTGCAGGGGTTAGATCCCCTCTCCAATCACTATGGGCTGGTTTTTTAGCACAGAGCTAAAATTTCCACCCGAGTGCCAAACGGGCAAAAGTTTCAGTGGGATAAACGACACCCATCAGCTCGTCATCGGCTAATACTCGGTTTTCCTCTCTGTGTCACGCTACTGGATCAGAGACAAACGAGCTCGGCACATATGACGAGATTCACTTACTGTGTCTGTCCATGACAATGACGTTACTCTCCACCCAGCTGGAGCTCTCGGCCCCCCGATGCGCCCGCACTCTGCCCGTGTAATTCCCGtgcacggtgatggaggaggaggtgaactCACATTTGAgggctgatgtgtttgtgcagccATTGTTGTATCCAGTTGCTAAGCTTCTGTAACAGAGAAACACAGCGATGGCGTCACAGGTGTGACTTCAGACAGATGTTCTCCTCTCGGGAACACGACCGCTGTTCAAGAAGATCTCACGACTTTATCCTGCAGGACGTGTGACGGCACGAAGCAAAGAAACTAACGCTCACACGAGCTGGCGGTGCTGGTTACATCAAAGCTGGAACGCCACGTTCACCGTTTGTGCATCGGGACAGAAAAGCGTGCGTTTGCTTTCTAACGAGTCAGTCGAGTGGAGGCGTTTCCCAGAACAGAGACGCTGCAGATAAGAGGACGTTTCTGTTGTGTGAACACCTGGACCGCAACAATAACAGCTTCGATTTCACCACGGTCCTCACAAACCACACCACACATATTAAAATGGCTTCAGTGGGCCGGAGAGCAGGAGAAAGGCAGGTGCTGTTCTTCCTGTAAGTGATCTGATTGCAGCTTTTCAGAAATGTGGAACAGCAGGACTGATGGTGCAGATATCACAGATTCATATGCAAAGCAGGACTAAACCGGTCTGCAGTCACTGCGCTGTCCTCACCGTTTCAGAGCACGTGCATACTGTTTTTAAATAATCATTAAGGATCATCTGAAAACGCACAAAGGGAGCACATCGAGTGCTGACACTGACACCGCTTTAGAATCGTTTTTCAGAAAAGTTGGACGAGCTGCAACAAAAGGCTGGAGAAGAGTGTAAACCTCGACGTCTGCCAACTAAAGAGGAGGCCGGGTGTTTCCAGAGCGCACACAGCTGGATGGACACATCTGCATGGGCTCAGGATCATCACTGCGTCCACGCAAAGAAGACCCGGGAACGCCGCCGGCTTGCCTGAGCCGGGCACAGATGGAAGGCTGTGCCCTGACCAATCAGATGCTGAGATTATGTTTGGACATGACGGCGGTTGTGTCGGTTCCACAAACGCACCGCAGTTTaatctgttcatctgaacatgACTCCGCCTCCTGACTTCTGCCTGAACGCACGTCTTCATCAGATCGACCTCATAAAGCCGAGATCTGACAGCGCAGGGAGGAGGGGCTGAGGTCGGAGGTCAACACCCACAAAGAAGCGAAGATGTTCCTGTGACGGTTTTACTCGACATCTCaacaggagagaaaaaacacgaCTAATCCACGAGTCTGCAAACACACTGTTCATCAGCGCACAGCGTTCTACAGAATAACCGCCGCACCTCTGCATCCAGGTAAATCCAGGTGTGATGGAAGGTTTACTCAGCGctgagttttaaatgtttgttcctACAGAAAGACATCAGGTTCAAATTTATACTGCCTGCAGGAAAAACTCCTGATGCTGGACACGAGGGCACATTTATACAGACTCATGAAATCTGTTCTTCTTAGAATGATCTCTCCCAGAACAACAGCTGGAACTCACCGTTCCCCCGCTCTTGGATGAGTAACTTTTGTGACTTTGTGATTCCATAACTGCGTTTGTACTTCTTCTTTGGACACGGCTGTTTCAGTCTCCTCATCGCGAGGCACCATCAGCGCTTCACCTGGAGGTACAGGTGCTTCCTCATGCAGGGATGGCGGCGCGTCAGTTTGCAGATAATGAGCTTTTTGCAGGAGCCCATCGGACACAGACATGGTGGGAAGAGCTGAATAGGGTGGCGTTTCATAATCTGACGGTAATGGGCTTGTCGTGGGGGTCAGGTTTGCTCGCACGCGTGAGTACATCAAGGTAGGCGGGTCTTCTCAGGGGCGGTCTGTGGCCACATCGGATTTCATTAGTTCACATTCTGCATGGATTATCTTACTGACAGTTTATCCAACTTCCTCTATGTGGCCTGAACAGAGTACATCCTGCGCTCACAGGCTTTATTGCAGTCACTGTTCCTTCAGTCCATGCAGACCCTGGGAAAAGGCTCGCGCCTTACTTGGGACAAATCCCAGCAGGACCTGAAGCTCTGCAGCATCGCTGAACCGAAGGGTTTCATAGGAGAAAGCATCAGCGGatgttttattgctgcagcctttcattttttattttggcagGAGTGAGCAAACGTGCACTCATTCTGTATGATGTCAGTAGTTTATAAAGATCTAGGAATATTTTAACTTTCCACGTATTCCCaagccagtgtcctgcaggtaaAACTTCTTCATAATACTTTATGAACTGTCCAGAATGGAGCCTCTGGTGGGCCGGTGCTGGTCCCCAGGCCTCATGTTTGGCATCCCTGATTCAGAGAGCAACTAAAAATATGACAAAGCGAAGTGTGACCTGCTCCCAAACACTGAGGTGATCGGACTCTTCGGAGGAAGAATAACGTCCATTTCTGAGCCCAGCTGCTCTGGAATCTTTGATTTTCCACTGACAGCGACGAGTAAGACCCAAAGATTAAGTTTCCTTTTCTAGCTCGCAGTgtgattaggggtgggtttttataatcgattcatcgattaaaatcgattctggcttggataacgtaaaatcgattcattaaaatcctgaatcgatttttttatataaatttattttgcccgaaatgccagaatctcaggtgaaatctcacaaaatttcaagaaccaccaaacagctaagagagtaaatgagagcaggaacacggattctgcacaaagacttaaacacacagcgcgaacccacggatcagaatcagtgagatgtcgcctttctcacggtcggggctgaaagccgacagctcgctgattctgattcGGCGGGTCcgtgtgttcacgccctttatgcgctgattctaaagctgttagtttgatgtctctccaaacaatattgaccgaaccagcagcaaaagaagatccaaactacgcttcacataaacatcgtcatgaattcactctgacttttactgttttgcttcgaccacgatgcacagctctctctctctctccctctctctctcagtatacttcaagaacagtttcccgtctaaaaatctgttttcttcattattcgcttacttgttacgcacaagactaccgttgtttacagcgctgtcggccgactttctttttttttcgttttatatacttccgaaaagaaaacctaatttctgccgttcaatactgaacaaattaaaactttttgaaattatgcaaaatgcaaaatgctgtgtctctaataaaactgcTGTAACTTCAGATTACAATcatgtgttgattaatggttttctttcgtttttgatgtactgcagaatatttttataaaatcccaggccaggaaaatcaccttcatgtttttctgtgttttatcctcagctactttgacacaaaggcctctgctgtgatgctcacacctttgataaagtcttgcgtgtgtcagcttcctttttatagatacaaaaatatgtaaatgtactgatctgaattataatatttctgactgtcaaaatttcccataTTCAAATTGAAtagaatcgaattaaatcgaatcgtggatcgaatcgattcgggaccttgtgaatcggaattgaatcgattctagaaatcagtgacgatacccagccctaagtGTGATGATCGCACTCGCCCTCCTGAAGGTAAACATTCAAACTGAAAGTGACTCAGTTCTCTGACACTAAACTGCGATCACCTGAAGATGTCACACCCGCCGGTGACTCACCTGTACTCGGCCGTGTAGGTCAGAACATCGGTCGTCCCTTCAGGTGGATCCCACCTGAGCACCAGGTCCATGTTGTAGGACGTCAGTCGGACGTGGGTGGGTGCGCTGAGCCCTCCTGAGCCGGCtgagcacaaacacaaagacatgaGCGCTGTTCGCTGACACTAAAACACACTGCTGTCTCTTGTGCTGGGGTCAAAGTTCACCTGTCTGACTGAGTAAACAGCAGACTGTGCTCTGGGTTTCAGCTCACAGCTTTAGTTTAAACACTCGTCACTAGCTGAGCTTTCTTTTTGAGCTCCAGACGCTCTGCGCTGCCTTTCCCTCCGTCAGACCGCCTCCTCCTCACCTGCCCTCAAAGTAAAGGTGTGCTTACCTGCGGAGCCGCACAGTGCGTAAAGCGCCAGGATGAAGGCGCACACAGAGGCTGCCATGTCCCCGGCAGGTTCGCCGCTGTCAGTGTGCTGTGATCCGGCTCCGAGTGTGTTTCCTGGTAGCTTTCACGGCAGCAAGAGGCGGGGAAGTACGCGGAAGCGAAACTGGCGTGTGCGCAGAAACGAGTCCGGCTTCAAGGAATCAGAGCGCGCTGGAAAAAGTGTGGGTTCACCCAGAGCACGCGCACACAGGGTGTCACGTGCCTTTATTTATAAGTGGGTTTATTTATGTGACAGCGCGCATGTCTGCTGCTTAGTCACAGGCAGACGAACCAACAGCACCGAGTTATTCCGAAACGGAACCGTAACACTTCTCAGCGTTTTCACCGACACTTACTTTTTACAGTGTGCAGTCACGTGGGCAGGTGGCAGCTTTAGGGGGCAGGGGGGTTCGGACTCGCGGTGTGTTCAAGCTGAGGCTCGGGTCAGTCTGTGGTTGAAGTCATTATGACAGTGGGCCTCATAAGGAAGGAAggcaggagtgtgtgtgtgatgctgtGAGGACCTGTTCACACACTCGTGGTGACGGAAACACACTGAAGCACAAAACATGCAGTTCCTCTGACGTCCAATAGGGGAAGCAGCGAGCCCGTCCCcgtagactcccatgttaaagcTTCCCAGCAGATAAGCATGTTTGCAGCACTGTTTGGTCCCTGTATTTAACTGATAACACAGCGAGCGATGACGAGTGATGGCTAAGGCCTGCTTAGAGACGTAGAAGCTACGCGGGTGCATGAGGCTCACCCACAGTGCTTTGCAGCTCTGGCTGCATGTCTCTACAACGCTGCATGAGCGGGATGGTGTTTGACTCTTCAAGAAACAAGGCCTCCAATTCAGGAGGAACAAAGCAGTCTCCACTCGACACTGGACTCCATGACtcgtgtgtgtgttcctgtgtgctTTCACTGCTCTctgagtgtgtttgggatcatcggcgtgctgaaaaatgaagctgctgccagTCAGATGTTTCCAGATGTTCCTGCGTGGTGGATCAGACTCTGTAATTCATCAGTTTAAGATCTCCAACAGCACTGACTGACCTGAAACCATGACACAGCCTCCACCGTGCTTCACAGATGGCTGCAGACTCTCACTGCTGGACCTCCTCCTGACCTCCTCGTACACACTGACCATGATGTGGATCCATCTCTCCATCACACCTGTTCCTCTGACCTTCAGTCCAGTTCTGGTGTCATTTTCAGCCTCAgtctgtcctcctgtttcccttcATTAAGAATGTCTTCATGACAGCATTTCTGAGGAGGTTTCAGTGAACTGTGGACCGTCGCTCAGGTGCTGTGTCAGGTCTGTGATGGATTTGACCAGTAAGTGTTTAAAGTTACTGGTtttcaggggtgtcaaactcaaatacaaagtgggccaaaattgAAAACTGGAACAAAATCGTGGGCTAACAttgatatttattgaaaaaaaaccttcctccagatatatgaatgaatcttttcttatggactgaatatggaacaagcaaagcttaatactaaacaacatatatattagctgtataataccagtagtccagctctaatagtaatttggtatggcttcgcgggccagagtttgacacctatgtttTAGAGCATGTGCAGCGCCATCTTGTGCCAGTGCATTGTGTGACGTCACCCTCTGCCTAGTTTGGATGTTGAACTGGACAGAGAGTCAGAGAGAGGCGGCCTCATGGAGGAAGCTCATGTTGAGCCTGACGAAGAGTTTTGGGAGAGTGGCGCTGAGAGCGATGATGCAGATGTAGAAGTAACTGTCTCTCAGGATCAAAACAGCATCGCGTTCATTCATGAGCTGGGGAAGCTAATCAACAACTGACAATGAGGAAataatgtgggttacagttgctcccagaagaaatggtaaaaacagcaacagtaaCAGACGAAACTCCAAACAACACATTATGTTACAGGTTTTAATATTAATGAGTCATTGTcagttgttgatttgtcctgttctcattgtatgacgaattatgatggctgtttggtagccgtttgcatactatgcactctctctctctctccatatgtgtgtgtgtgtgtgtgtgtgtgtggggggggggggggggggggggcagagggagtgttcgcccagggcgccaaacaggctaggaccgccactgcacAGAAATACTTACTGAAGTACATTAAAGCTGCACTTCAGTAAGTATTTGAGTACATGTACTCAAATACTTACTGAAGTACATTAAAGCTGCACTTCAGTAAGTATTTGAGTACATGTACTCAGTTACAATCTGTCTGACCCCTCTGAACACCATCGTTGACCTGACAGCATCGTGGGTTACAGTCAGATTCAGTGTTGGACGATCCAGGAGCACAGATCACTCAGAAGGAGGATCTGAGCTTGTTGCAGCGACAGTGAaggctcctccccctcctcagaGGGAGGGGCTATCAGAGGAGACTTGTTATTGAGGAAGAGCTCAGATATCAGCTGAGCGTtaacacacacggacacacggACCAGAACAGCAGCTCCTGACACCGCGCATCTGAAGGATGGTGTGACTGATCATCAGCGGTGAGTCCGACAGACTCTGGCTCAGGTCTGAACCCGAGACCAGGCTTCTCACTTCCGGGTTACCTGCGGCTCTGTCAGGGTTACTCCAGGGATTAGATCGAGCCCACAGTTGAGGGCCTGGCTCTGGCTAAACTCTGGATTAACCCCGAGAGCCAAACCTGCGGCTGAGAGACAGCCCAGATTAACTCCCACCTTTAAAGATAATCTCGGTCTAATCTGAGTGCAGATGGTAAACAGCGCTGATTTGGTCTCACCTGGATTTACGTGCCAGACTTTGAACTGGTGTAAAGGAGCTTCCGGAGCGCCTGAACACAGCGACAGTCTTTCTTCAGCGATCAGtgaaaattaaagaaagaaataagtAATGAAAAGATGACTTAAAACCAAACCTGTCAGCGTGAACCGTGTAACGTGTCGTTTCTTTAGTTCCGTGTGTGTGGAGACATTTTTCACTGTGTTGGTTTCTCGTGTGTGGCCGCTGCGGCTCTTTACATTCTGAACGATGGTCTCTGTTTGCTTCAGCATGTTCATTGATGCCGACCGgatttcataataataataataataatgataatagaaGCTGGGATTATTTTAGCTGTCAGATTAAGGAGCAGTGGCTGGGACCCACATTCATTCTCTGGATTCCTCTGAAGCCAAACCGGCCGAGCGAGACGGTCACGAGCCTGCATCCGGTTTCAGACTCTGACACCATCATCGCGGGGTTCCCACAGCCGGAGCTCCAGATGCAAACGAGCCCGTTAAGCCTGAACCATCAGATAATTACCACAAGATAAGATAAGGACTCTTTactgtcattgcacagtcaggCATAGTACAGCAGTACAATGGAAAAACTCCCCCGTCGGCACTACGTACAACACCACGCAGTAACTTAAGTTAGTAATAAAATGTAGAATaagtgtattgcacactgttattactGCACTTTGTTATAAATatcaatattattattgttgttaccCCCCAAAAAGTGCCAATCAGGTCAGCTTCTGACAAAGACATGAACGGACTGTTAATTTGCATTTATGAGATGTAATCAGCATTTCCTGCACCGGCAGGATAATTCAGGGTTAGGGGTCAAACTCGGGGACGGTGTGGCAGTGTCAGAGCCTGCTGGCTCAGATATGATTTCAGTTAAGTCTGATCCTAAGTCCCGATGTTCTCGGGGAATGGGACTCACGGTGGGTCCGTTAACTCACTCGAGTTCATGTCGTTCTGTTTGCAGCCTGTCGGTACGTGGCGAGGAAGATCCGGGCTGCGGCGCGAGGAGAGGAGCAGCCGGAGAAGCCGAGCACCGCGGGATGCAAGCAGGCTAAATGTGAGTGTGGTCAGTGTCCTCCAGTGATGTATCGGTGTCAGTCGACCTCAGAGGACAAAGAGGTGACGCTCAGGTTCGGTCAGAGATCCTCTGCAGACTCGCCTCAGACTCTGTTTACTGTGAGAAAGCGGCGCTCAGAGCTGCAGCTGCGGTGAGAAGGATGTGGTGAAGCTCTCGCAGCTGTTTTAGACTGTCCTCTTTTCTCCACGCCGCCGTGGCCAACGAGGCGCCTCTGCAGCGCTGACAGAGGAAATCAAGAGAGCCTGGTGAGAGCGTTCGCACAGAAACTTcaccacagaaacagaaacactcTGGGCAGCTCACCTGAACAGAAGCTGTATTTAAACCCTGCGGTGCGCCTCACTGCAGAGGAAACCCCGTCTGCGCTCACAGACGCTCTTTGGTGCGTCATGTGGACGTTTGAGGTTTGGACCAGCAGCTCCAGTCCTGCAGTCCTCGCCGCTCCGTGTCTACGTGACACGACTCCCAGAGGGGCAACCTGTGTGGAGCTTCGACTCCACTTCAGCAGAACCgcgacctttgacctgcagacacaaagaaacgcctgtttctgtgctgtggagCTGCAGAGCCGACACTCGGCGCTTTTGTGAGTCTGATGGCGACTGAGCAGCAGAATCACCGGGACCCAGAGACAAACGGTCCAGCACAGGAGCAGAGCTGGACTCACCTGAGCACACCTGTGTGAGGAGAACAGAGACATCAGAGCTCCGACTGCGTGAAGCTGGAGGAGCTTCAGGCTGacgtttttacagaataaaagcCTCTAAAGTTAGAACAGTGTCAGACAGGAAGTTCTTCCATTTTAAATAAACTCTTTCCtgttctccatctctctctgtctccgcAGCTCGCAAGGGCGACAGGATGAGCAGCGAACCCGCCCTGATGACCCCGCCCACAGAGCAGGACGTCGACGTGCTGCCGAAGGAGAACTGCGGGTCCTGAAAGTAAGCCGAGAGCTGGAGGGCAGGGAGGTCCAAAAAGCATCCCAATCAGACGCCGTGCCAAATCAGACGCTGACTCTGACCTCGACCTCTTCCTGCTTCCGGCTCTCGGCGCTCTTTCGGCTCCTCCTTCCTCACGTCTCGGAGCGTCAGCAGAGAGGATGAAAGGCTGCTCACCAATTCCCCGCTCGAGGACCTGAGCAGCCCTGATGACCGTGGCGGTCTCTGCTGACGGCGCTCTCACGCCAACCGCGCTTCTTTCTGTTGTTGCTTtaataaaaactgttttaaacCTGAGCCGAGTCTTTGTGTCCCAGTGAGACGccgcacaaacaaacagcagctggcaCAGCGAACCTTCACGATACAGCTACTCTAGCTTCACAAGCTTTACAGCAACGGTGGCAAACATACGGCCCGTGGGCCAGAAGCGTCCACCCAGAGGGTCCAACCACTGCTTATTTCCATCAAGTCAGGAAGAAAGATAAATATTACATTGAAAAATTCAGTTATCTaatgtaaagaaagaaaagtctctttgtctttataataaaacagtaaaatctGTGAGGTTGTGTTTAAAGGTCGATGAAATCCTCACGAGCAGCTGAACGTCGTTCTTTGTTGTGTGATGGTTTTACAGGACCACGAACACGACGAGCATCGGTCTCGTGACTCAACCCCCAAACTGTCATATACAGATTTCAGGTGTCAGCCTGTTAAAGGTGGTTGCCATGGATTTGTGTCCCACAGTGGCTGATGGACACAGATGGACTCCACAGCTCAGCCGTGCGCTCCTCACGGCCCTCCTGCTCCATCAGCCGCGGGCGTTTGCTGATGCTTTGGGTACGTCTGGAGCTCTGAGAGGATTCTCAGTCTAAGGGTCAGAGGTCATCGGTAACAGAGAGACATGCATGTGTGGGTAATCGGCTGTGGATCTATCACCATGAAAACTGAACATCATGAAACTCAAACAGTAAATCCTGATCTGACTCCTCCCACTTCAAAGCTCTTCACTGTCCCTCAGAGAGGAGGCGTGAACCTCCCTCCACTCTGAGGCCCGCTTCAGGTGGACGCTCTGAAAACTCGCACCTGCACAGCAGCTTTAATGATGAGCAGGTAAAGCGACAGGCGAGGAGGGCAGTCACATGACAGCCTGTAACCAGTGAGCACGAAGACAGGAAGGGTCCGCCCCCCTCACTGACAGGTGTAGGTGACATCATCAATCTGTCAGTTTtatgtcgtgtgtgtgtgtgcgcgcgccatGTTTAGGCATCTTCaggttaagagccttggtgtcatccAGGCCATTCTACTTCCATCTACATAACATTAACAGAttgcttccttctctctccacCCAGTCTACGTCCATTCTTGTCCACAGTCTTGTTACCTCCTGTATCGACTACTGCAACTCTCTTTTGCATGGTTtcccccaaaaatccctccatcAGCTTCAGctggttcagaactctgctgctcacattACCACCAGAAcccctcctaccagcacatcacctgttcttcaggaacttcactggctccctgtgaaaATCCAGATAATAttcaaacttcttctgctcaccttcaaggcccttcataacctcgctcctccTTACCTTGCTGACCTGTTAACCACCACCTGTTCTGCCCGTTCACTTCGATCTTCTTCTTCCATCCAGCTTACTGTACCTTCCTTCCGCCTCACCACCgtgggaagcagagctttcagctgctctgctcccagaAATAAGAAACACTGGTTCTCTcccagtttaaatcccaactcaaaactcatctgttcaaatctgcatattcactgtgactCCACTGTTTGTTAATGTTATCtttactaagtgttttatcctattgtaaagtgt
This window of the Maylandia zebra isolate NMK-2024a linkage group LG16, Mzebra_GT3a, whole genome shotgun sequence genome carries:
- the LOC105940706 gene encoding interleukin-10 receptor subunit beta isoform X3; amino-acid sequence: MNSTGSGGLSAPTHVRLTSYNMDLVLRWDPPEGTTDVLTYTAEYRSLATGYNNGCTNTSALKCEFTSSSITVHGNYTGRVRAHRGAESSSWVESNVIVMDRHTFIGPPDVTLHVTGTSLEVSIKDPVFKQSELRETYTSATYNITYWKSSSKEEVGTPVETMSDMMQDRVVLSDLDPLSEYCVQVQIITNMNPRPSEYSDVVCERTGDVDAAPWVAAVVTFVVMATVVALVVTLVVYWKQISKFLCPEVVLPPHFKESLLLNDPNSIYPVSLPSEHCDHVSIVADHRTEEEGGCSTQPDTSQDGG
- the LOC105940706 gene encoding interleukin-10 receptor subunit beta isoform X2, giving the protein MAASVCAFILALYALCGSAAGSGGLSAPTHVRLTSYNMDLVLRWDPPEGTTDVLTYTAEYRSLATGYNNGCTNTSALKCEFTSSSITVHGNYTGRVRAHRGAESSSWVESNVIVMDRHTFIGPPDVTLHVTGTSLEVSIKDPVFKQSELRETYTSATYNITYWKSSSKEEVETMSDMMQDRVVLSDLDPLSEYCVQVQIITNMNPRPSEYSDVVCERTGDVDAAPWVAAVVTFVVMATVVALVVTLVVYWKQISKFLCPEVVLPPHFKESLLLNDPNSIYPVSLPSEHCDHVSIVADHRTEEEGGCSTQPDTSQDGG
- the LOC105940706 gene encoding interleukin-10 receptor subunit beta isoform X1, yielding MAASVCAFILALYALCGSAAGSGGLSAPTHVRLTSYNMDLVLRWDPPEGTTDVLTYTAEYRSLATGYNNGCTNTSALKCEFTSSSITVHGNYTGRVRAHRGAESSSWVESNVIVMDRHTFIGPPDVTLHVTGTSLEVSIKDPVFKQSELRETYTSATYNITYWKSSSKEEVGTPVETMSDMMQDRVVLSDLDPLSEYCVQVQIITNMNPRPSEYSDVVCERTGDVDAAPWVAAVVTFVVMATVVALVVTLVVYWKQISKFLCPEVVLPPHFKESLLLNDPNSIYPVSLPSEHCDHVSIVADHRTEEEGGCSTQPDTSQDGG